The following are encoded in a window of Rubrobacter naiadicus genomic DNA:
- a CDS encoding MaoC family dehydratase, translating into MGNSAFTEPGGERYFEDYVAGSVHELGTVRVEEDEAIDFARRFDPQPFHTDPEAAKETVFGGLIVSGWYTVSLMMRLYAERYLSSVSSLGSPGVDELRWIKPVRPGDELSVRVSVLETRRSRSKPDRGIVRSLIEVLDRRGEAVMSMKIVNILLFQRKL; encoded by the coding sequence ATGGGGAACTCTGCTTTCACCGAGCCTGGAGGAGAGCGGTACTTCGAGGACTACGTCGCGGGCTCCGTGCACGAGCTCGGAACGGTCAGGGTGGAGGAGGACGAGGCCATCGACTTCGCCCGGCGGTTCGACCCGCAACCCTTCCACACCGACCCCGAGGCCGCGAAGGAGACGGTTTTCGGTGGTCTGATCGTGAGCGGCTGGTACACCGTCTCACTGATGATGCGCCTCTACGCCGAGCGCTACCTCTCCAGCGTCTCCAGCCTGGGTTCTCCCGGCGTGGACGAATTGCGCTGGATCAAGCCGGTACGCCCCGGAGACGAGCTCTCGGTGCGGGTGAGCGTGCTCGAGACCCGACGTTCGCGCTCTAAACCTGATCGGGGGATCGTTCGCTCGCTGATCGAGGTTCTCGATCGGCGGGGCGAGGCGGTGATGAGCATGAAAATTGTGAATATACTCCTCTTCCAACGGAAGCTATAG